A genome region from Chloroflexota bacterium includes the following:
- a CDS encoding MFS transporter yields the protein MAAANNRIFTPNFFYLSFCTFGFFISFTLFFPTLPLLIKSHGGDAAIIGLMVGASSIVSLAIRPVTGRLTDRYGRRRFILVGCLCMLLSSIGYDFAPNLGSMWPVRLMAGAGIAFFFTASTAFMGDISPSGQRGRAMAYLGIFNNISMALGPALGIWLIKSDRLGGIERRLEDWLPGSGSSVTDQYNFAILFVVATVFALVGVVLSLRLKEVHVPTRKAKESPLEMVQSMLHRDAAVPAILNGLVTSNFVALNIFIPLFGEEIGMANPGLYYTVYALAMILFRLIGGQFLDRYPRQLIMIPSLFCLMTATLMLAFIQTEPIVYVTAVLVGVGSGVVQPTLQAYLVDKAKGVRLGAASGTFAIGMDVGVFGGGAVMGRVQHATDSYTVPWTTAGLCSGVAMLIAIYVASKELPRRKAPAAPGTALGRAATGS from the coding sequence ATGGCCGCCGCCAATAATCGCATCTTCACCCCGAACTTTTTCTACCTGAGCTTTTGCACCTTCGGCTTCTTCATCAGCTTTACCCTCTTCTTTCCCACCCTGCCGCTCCTCATCAAGTCCCACGGCGGCGATGCCGCGATCATCGGCCTGATGGTGGGGGCCTCCAGCATCGTCAGTCTCGCCATCCGCCCGGTCACGGGAAGATTGACCGACCGGTACGGGCGCAGGCGTTTCATCCTCGTCGGCTGCCTCTGCATGCTCCTCAGCTCCATCGGCTATGACTTCGCCCCAAATCTTGGCTCCATGTGGCCCGTCCGCCTGATGGCCGGGGCCGGGATCGCCTTCTTCTTCACCGCCTCCACGGCCTTCATGGGAGACATCTCGCCTTCAGGGCAACGCGGACGCGCCATGGCCTACCTCGGCATCTTCAACAACATCAGCATGGCCCTCGGTCCTGCCCTCGGCATTTGGCTCATCAAGTCGGACCGGCTCGGCGGGATAGAGCGGCGATTGGAAGACTGGCTGCCCGGGAGCGGGAGCAGCGTCACCGATCAATACAACTTCGCCATCCTCTTCGTCGTCGCGACGGTCTTTGCCCTCGTCGGCGTGGTCCTCTCCCTGCGGCTTAAGGAAGTGCACGTCCCGACGAGAAAGGCCAAGGAGAGCCCCCTTGAGATGGTGCAGAGCATGCTCCATCGCGATGCTGCTGTCCCGGCTATCCTCAACGGCCTCGTCACCTCAAACTTCGTCGCGCTCAACATCTTCATCCCGCTCTTTGGAGAAGAGATCGGGATGGCCAACCCCGGCCTCTACTACACGGTCTACGCCCTGGCGATGATCCTCTTCCGCCTCATCGGCGGCCAGTTCCTTGACCGCTACCCGCGCCAGCTCATCATGATCCCTTCTCTGTTCTGCCTGATGACGGCGACGCTCATGCTGGCCTTCATCCAGACGGAGCCCATCGTCTACGTCACGGCGGTTCTTGTCGGCGTCGGCTCGGGAGTCGTCCAGCCGACGCTCCAGGCATACCTGGTGGATAAGGCAAAAGGCGTGCGGCTCGGAGCGGCGTCGGGCACCTTCGCCATCGGGATGGATGTGGGCGTCTTCGGCGGCGGCGCGGTGATGGGCCGCGTCCAGCATGCGACGGATAGCTACACGGTGCCGTGGACGACGGCCGGCCTCTGCAGCGGCGTCGCGATGCTCATCGCCATCTACGTGGCCTCCAAAGAGCTCCCCCGAAGGAAGGCCCCTGCCGCACCCGGGACGGCGCTTGGAAGAGCCGCCACCGGATCCTAG